A genomic region of Papaver somniferum cultivar HN1 chromosome 7, ASM357369v1, whole genome shotgun sequence contains the following coding sequences:
- the LOC113300263 gene encoding mitotic apparatus protein p62-like produces the protein MGRHEKRLSFPQDISKLPERPTKRSSASIRRGDRLCNKDIVDEVDKDTLVESDNASGSSDEDSKNDEEDEAKSDDEENSYEDDNKVGDEYDEESNHEDDEENFGEVDVGRASSSGKGKKVVEESEIPRKPINPRLLSYYRDHIARLVWENENPRENPIPLLKLHQHQDLVK, from the exons ATGGGACGGCATGAAAAAAGGCTATCCTTTCCACAAGATATCTCCAA GTTGCCCGAAAGGCCGACGAAAAGGTCATCAGCATCAATTCGAAGGGGTGATCGACTGTGTAACAAAGATATTGTGGATGAGGTTGACAAAGATACTTTGGTAGAGAGTGATAATGCTAGTGGGAGTAGTGACGAGGATAgtaagaacgatgaagaagatgaagcaaagAGTGATGATGAAGAGAATTCCTACGAAGATGATAACAAGGTTGGTGATGAGTATGATGAAGAGAGTAATCACGAGGACGATGAAGAGAATTTTGGAGAAGTTGATGTTGGAAGAGCTTCTTCTAGTGGAAAAGGAAAAAAGGTGGTTGAAGAAAGTGAAATCCCAAGGAAACCTATTAATCCACGTCTTCTATCATATTATAGAGACCATATTGCGCGATTAGTATGGGAAAATGAG aatccaagagaaaacccaattcCATTGCTTAAACTCCATCAACACCAAGATTTGGTAAAATAA